The proteins below are encoded in one region of Scophthalmus maximus strain ysfricsl-2021 chromosome 4, ASM2237912v1, whole genome shotgun sequence:
- the LOC118301828 gene encoding phenazine biosynthesis-like domain-containing protein 1, with amino-acid sequence MIEIPVFTLDAFTNLPFKGNPAAVCPLVQELNDDLYQKIAAEINLSETAFITRLNPSDSFSSGSRFRLRWFTPTTEVNLCGHATLASAAVLFQHKENVNPVLVFETKSGDLAVTKQGEGYIMDFPLNPPTQEDPSEFRDIIQAAVGKHAVKDVYLSANTKKLMVRLADSCDRSVLTSLKVDPVALQSSERSGRVKGLILTMKGSPDCQPGYDFYSRYFAPWNGIPEDPVTGSAHTVLGSYWSEKLGKKKMLAYQCSGRGGELELEVRDDGRINIAGQTVTVLQGTIRL; translated from the exons ATGATCGAGATCCCAGTGTTTACGCTGGATGCCTTCACTAATTTACCATTCAAGGGAAACCCCGCTGCAGTATGTCCACTCGTGCAG GAGCTGAATGATGATTTGTATCAGAAGATAGCTGCAGAGATAAACCTGTCAGAAACAGCTTTCATCACCAGGCTCAACCCCAGTGACAGTTTCAGTTCAG GATCAAGGTTCCGTCTCCGATGGTTTACACCAACCACTGAAGTGAATCTGTGTGGTCACGCTACGCTGGCCTctgcagcagtgctgtttcAGCACAAGG AAAATGTGAACCCTGTACTGGTGTTTGAGACCAAGAGTGGAGATCTGGCCGTCACCAAGCAGGGGGAAGGGTACATCATGGACTTTCCCCTCAACCCACCCACCCAGGAG GATCCCAGTGAGTTCAGAGACATCATCCAG GCAGCAGTTGGAAAACATGCAGTCAAGGATGTTTATCTGAGCGCCAACACTAAGAAACTGATGGTTCGACTGGCTGACAGCTGTGACAG GTCAGTGCTCACCAGTCTGAAAGTGGACCCTGTCGCTCTTCAGAGCAGTGAGAGGAGTGGAAGAGTCAAAGGACTGATTCTCACCATGAAAg GGTCTCCAGACTGCCAGCCGGGATACGACTTCTACTCCAGATATTTTGCTCCATGGAATGGAATCCCCGAGGATCCCGTTACTG GTTCTGCCCACACTGTCCTAGGTAGCTACTGGTCTGAGAAActgggaaagaagaaaatgctGG cttACCAGTGCTCTGGTCGAGGTGGTGAGCTGGAACTGGAAGTGAGAGACGATGGAAGAATCAACATAGCTGGACAAACTGTCACTGTGCTGCAGGGAACAATCAGACTCTAG